Part of the Flavobacterium alkalisoli genome is shown below.
GATTGGTTGGTTTTTTAATAATCGAATTTTTCAACGAGGTAATATTTCCTGTCTTCCGTTTCTCCCACTATAACCGCCTGCTGTCCGGCTGTAAGCCTTTCATCAGTATTGCTTCTCGCATAAATTTTCATGGGATCTCCGTTCACCGTCAGTTCCACCTGTCCCGTTTTATCCTGTGCCACGGCAGATATTACCGTACATCTCCTGCCTAAAAAATCTATTTCGGGTTCGCCCTTATGGTTTACCATTTTATATAGGTAGCCAAGGGGTTTGCTAAAGAGCTTTACCACAAAAAGGCTTAGTATAAAGTTTGGGATAAGCAGCAAAAAGCCCAATAATGTACTCTCTATCCCCAGGTAGTAGGTAACGTTAACTCCCACCAGCCACATTGAGAAAAAGATAATGGTTATTATGAACATGAGCGGGAGTTCGTCAAAATTAAAGTACTCCAGCGCTTTCATAAAACTGCTGCCCTCTGCAGCGTTCTCGCTTCCGGTAACATCGC
Proteins encoded:
- a CDS encoding OB-fold-containig protein; its protein translation is MKELIEISFSPVNAFFTIMSIIMVIYWLLVIIAGIDPDLFSVDFDAADVDADFDSDVTGSENAAEGSSFMKALEYFNFDELPLMFIITIIFFSMWLVGVNVTYYLGIESTLLGFLLLIPNFILSLFVVKLFSKPLGYLYKMVNHKGEPEIDFLGRRCTVISAVAQDKTGQVELTVNGDPMKIYARSNTDERLTAGQQAVIVGETEDRKYYLVEKFDY